A region of the Cannabis sativa cultivar Pink pepper isolate KNU-18-1 chromosome 3, ASM2916894v1, whole genome shotgun sequence genome:
TTCTTACCTTATCTTAATTACATTTCTTATCGCTTATTAATTGACTCAttatcgttggctaaaagtgatGTCAACACCAAgtactaataattatttttctactttttaatTGGCAAACAAAAATGAGGAATAttattaaaacaagaaaaataatttaactataaaattAAAGTAAGCAAATAATGATTATCAATATCAATAAATGGAACCTGGGGTATTAATTTCATCAACTTgtcaatctatttattttaaaaaaaaattcttccaATTTTAATAGCAGGTTAACTAAAGCAAATCCTATTATCATAGCGAAAGAGGTGTTCCTCATCCCCTTAGAACAGTTGAGGAGGTCTTCTTGGTGAATGTCAATGATGTGTTGTAACATTTGTATTCTACTCTTTAGTTTCCAAGGAGACAGTCGATACCAGCTACTGTCGTGAACTTGAGAGACAAGAGGTAGATAATTGAGATGGCTTAAAGATCGCTAGGTATGACCTTCCAAGGAGACTTGGTATCGATCACTATGAAGGTAGTCATAGTAATATTTTCTATAGGGTAATTTTGACTGTGAATGgtaatttaattttaccacAGGGAGTAATGTTGGCTCACCTGCTTCAGATCTCTTAGGGAGTGACCCACTCTTTTTAGGGTCTATTTTGATTACAACAGTTGGTGATGCTTGATTATTAACCATCACCTTTGGTGCCATgatgttttaaattttgttgACACTGTCTGAGCTTGACCGCTCTTGGCCCCAACGTTGACCTCTTTGTGACTTGAGTGAAAAACTTTGAAGTTTGTATGTTGAAGGTATCTGTTGTGAGTGAGATAGATCACTACTTTGGTGTAGTGGGTTATTTCTTGTGTGATTGGTGCTCAAGCATGAGCTCACTTTATGATCATAAGTGAGATGAATCACTGTCGATGAGTAGTGCAGAAAACTTGCCAAATCTTCTATATAGGGGCAAAATCACATGTTTTTGAAGAGCCTGATTTGATGATTTCAACTCGTAGAACCTTGTTAAAGAAAAAACTCCAagggaggaaaaagaaaaaatagagatTGGATTAAATCCATGCTAAATACAGCATCCCATACTTAGGAAGAGTTTAGCCACTGAAAGAATACCACACTTGGGGCAGCATCCCACTCTCAGAGGGTTTCCTTCAATCAACTAGAAAATCTCTTCCAGATGCAGCGTCCTACTTCCAGAGAGATTTTTGTAATTAAtgatgtttttcttttctttttgatttTTGTGATCTAAGAAGGAACACTTGCACTAGCACTTTCGATTTATAAACTCGATCATTATATTCTTGTGAGACCTTAAGTGCTTAACTCTAGTGTGTAAAATTCTTGAACGTCACTGCAGCCCCTATTTGTCGTATACTAGGGTAACACCTGGCTCCCGTATACCAAAGTGTATAGGACATACATGGCTCTCGTGTACCATGATTTTTGTGAATGCTCATATAATGTGCGTAGCTCCCGCATACTATGTCTTATTTGCCCCTTGAGTGATCTAAAAAATACCTTCATTGGTCTTTTGCCATACCAAGTCCTATTGGGATTTCTAAATCATGGATCTTAGAGAGTTATTACATGTGTGAGCTTTTGTCCACACATCCAGAGATTTGTGGGTTGACAGTGTTTAACTCACTAAAGAAATAAATGTAGTTACCTTAAGACCAACTCGACAAGCTTTGTTCAGTGCTTGAAAGCGTCGTTAGGCCTGTCAGCTACAATTGATTAATACCAATGAAGTACCAACAAGCTTTACTCAATGATTTCATTCATTAGATATTAAATTCAATTACATTCATAGTGATATAAGTTCAAAGAAAAAGAAGTAGTAGTTCTAGACATTTGTTTTTCATCAAAGCTTAGCTGAGTGATCCCCACTACACAAATGCATTGTTCGACTAAAAGTGTAGGGACCATACCTTAGTGACGGACCTCCTAAAGATGTCTTTCTCACATCTTGTTGGCTTAGGAGGCAATCAATTCACTTTCACAAGGTAAAGTAAATCACACTGTGAGGCAACTTGTTTAGGGAGCAGTGCTTTATTATTGTCACAGATGCTCCCCATTCTAGTACCAAGGTTCAAATGCTTCTGTGACAATATAAGGTCCCTCCCCCTCTCATTGGGAGTCTTCACTGACGCTTTCTTAAGACTCATAAGACACATCTTCACTGCTACTGTCATGTTCTTGATAATTGTTGGAAATAGAGGGAGAATCTTTGTCAATGCCTCCTCTCCTGAATTGTCTTAGGAAGTAGAGGGAGGTTCTTCATCAGTGCTTTCTTTCTTGAGATCTTCTTGAGAAATAGCAAGGGCAGGAATAGAAAGCTTACCCACTACAAGATTTCGATGAAAAAGAAGGTGGGAAGCTCGGATCATTGAAATAGCGAAAAAATCCCAAGAAGAATGGTGCTTGTGGGTTCGGCCACTTAGAGAGAAGGAGGAGCTTTTTCTAGAGAAAATTTCTAGTGAGAAAAAGTAAAAGTGAAAAAAGGGTTTTCCCCCAAAAGTCACTTATGTAGTACATGTGGGCCCCTTTTCCTCACTTACCTCACCTAGGGGTGAAAATCGGTCGGTTATGgtcggtttttaaaattttataaccgaCCGGACGCTTAcggtttttattttacgaaaaccgtaaccgaccgtttagaaattataaccgtataaaaccgaccgtacggtttttggcggttttcggtttggcggttttaggcggtttttggcggttttgggcggtttttggcggttttgggcggttttgggcggttttgacggttttttggttaaactatttttttatttcaagaaccaaaaccgaccgccgtgtcaaaaaaaccgaaaccgaaaccgaccgccaaattcggtgatgacgtggaaccgaaaattcggttacggtctggtcggtttgatggtcggtttcggtttttcggtttttatgaacacccctaacctCACCTACACATCGTAAAGGCAACTAAAGCAGTTATTTCTCTACTGTAATGAGATCATACAGTCAAGACAAAGTACTTCAACAAGCACATCAACTTTTATTCAGCGAAGGTTACAACAGTCCCCACAACATCAATATAGCTGGTAAAGTCTCTATCCGTACAGACATCCATGCAGGGACTTaagggcaaatgttatcccaatttttgtccTCATGATGTGGCATGCTTACGTGGAAAGAACCAGTGCCACGTGGTAGTACAACTAACCAAAAGGAAGGCCAAGTCAACATCTGAGCAAACAAAAGACCCCGGCACTCAAATGGGTATCAAGTGGCAAACAAACTCCTTCTCAAAAGCTGGCTGGCCACCCCTAGCCGACCCTATGGTCGGCTAGCCTTGGGACATCACCATGGTCGGCCAGACTTTGGACATCACCATGGCCAGCCAGCCTAGCCTCCATAGGGGCTTGGCCAGCCAAGGAGTGCACTGCAAGCTTTCCTGGACACTTCTACACGTGGACAACAGCTATGAGTTGCAAATTGGGCCCTAAAAGCCCAACAAAATGGCTAAATAATATCTAGAATCAATGGCACTTTGATATTTTGTAAATGTCTAACAAACTATACGAATACTAAGGGATTTAAACTGTAAACTTAGGGTTTTAGGCCTCTTATACAAAGGCCTTAATCTCAAGCTAAAAACCTAAGTTGCTTCTAAGCTAGAAACCTGCTTCTAAACACTAAGTGTCTAATAAACTATATGTTCCTCACTTTCCCTCTCTCACTCGCCTACCCTAGCACATCTCAATACTTGAGTTTTGCCAGTACTGATTCATACCTTGTAATCCTAAGGGTGCTATAGCAGATCCCACCTATAGTGATCTGGATAATGTTTCTCTTGgtataatacaactaaaagggaaGTCGGTCATtaagatttactaaaaaaaatttaaatctttcttatttttattttgagtgggtacgatttgatagttgtcaaagtttagggggAAATGTTGCTAATTTATAAAGACACGTCATCATTTAAACGGAACAATAGGACAAAAGCTaacagaaggactaaatttttgtaaatgtaAAAGTTTAGGGGATTCTCAACAAGTTGTATATTTTAAGGGGCAGAATAAGTATTGTCGAATGTTTAAGAGacagaattactaattattttgtttatatatatggtTCAAATAGTGAGTACAGATGAAGTTTCCATTCAAGGAAAATAGAATGCAGTGAGGTCACAACTCCAATAATAATGATTGttgttttaagttttttttaataaaaaaaatagctgGTGACTCACAGTATCGGGAGAAGAAGATGGAGTTGCCCTAAGACTTTTGGGTATGGGCTGAGATTTTAATCcaaagaaaaactaaatggggTATTGAATAAAATTGCAAGAAATTGCCCTTAAAGCactcaaaataaataatgagctaaaatattttaatctttaaattatagggaaaaaattataatattgagcttccaatatattttttagtttaataaatagtgtttaattaaatatagagatAACTATTTATTcgcttaaataaattttaatattattttttaaattatttacataaaatgaataaaatatattaaaaatataatattaaaatgatataaagaaaaataaaaatgttgatatatgatataatataaaagttggaaggaaaataaataaaatagagttttaattatatattttaaagaatagaaTAATGAACTTTGAAGACTTTTAAACACATGTTAGTTTTAGATATCACTCTAACCTTATCAGGAACACTTAAAACAAATAAGTTACTAATGAAATGAAAAATGGGACATTTAactttcttttaaaataattttgtacAAGGCTTCAAAGTTTAAATAGTGGAACATTAATTAAGACAGTTAATTAATTAGTGATCTAGTTATCTAGTTTGATATGGATtgacaaaagaaaaaaagaggacGGGTGTCTTTAGTCACTTTTTAGCTGTAAGTGAAAAGTGAGATGAGATGGGAGAGAGAGTGGGAGTATTATAGTATGTGTGTGAGGAGCTTTTGATCCAAATTTAGAGGAAGAGTTACTGTTGGGAATTAAATGAAGAAACGGACCCCACCAAAGGGAGTGGGGACACTTTAACAAAACCAGCTGGCCttcttcatattcatattcCTCCATCAATGGAAATCCTTTATTTTTTTGCTGAGATCTGATTTTCATTTTCTTCCTTACTCTTTACAAAGTGGcttagagaaagaaaagaaagagagtcTTGACTACTACTTCCTTAGTTTTCTTCTCAAGTCTTCAATAATatcttcttttgttttgttttgaagatagagagagagagagaggggggccAAATCTGTGGAAGTGAACAAAAGGGGTTCCTTAAGATCTACCTCTTTGTAAGCAAGTTTCTTCCTTTCTTACTTTCTTTGGACCCCTCTGCtgggtttttgtttttgttttatttacttttctgattttgttttaaattaccCATTTTTAGAATCTGGGTGCCGCACCGTTTTGATTTTTAAGGTTCTCCAGTTGCTTTTTGGACTCTAATTTGAATAAAAATGTTAGTTTTTTGCGTTTGTTAGCTGAGAAAATGTAGAAAGATGGTGAGATTTATGCTATAGTTGTAAAAATAAAACCTCTTGCAGTTGGGAAATTGAACTATTATAGCCCAGTTAAGGTGGATTATCCAAAGGTAGATTCACAAGATTAGCAGTTTCTTTTTTTGTTCTTgggtttgtaaattttcactCAAACTCCCTAATGTTTTTCattttacatttaatttatgcttttttttttggttacgGTTGCTTtgcgaaaagaaaaaaaaattgcccTTGCCTCTTGCATTTTGAATCCAGATAAGGTGTACTACCTTTTGTTCGACTACTCATTCATAGGGTAAACTATTATCCTCATATGCTATTTAGATGGttgattttatattttgatttgTTGCATAAAGGGGTCAACCAAAGGAATGATAAGAAGATGGGAAGGAAAGGAAATTGGTTTTCTAATGTGAAGAAAGCTCTCAGCCCAGAATCGAAGGAGAAGACAGCCgaggtttgaaaattttcagtttccttttttcttttttcattatttcattTCACATGTGTGCTGCTTTTGCAAGTTTGTGAGTGACTAAATTCTCATTATCGTTTCTTCAGAGATCAAGTAAATCGAAAAAGAAATGGTTTGGGAAGCCAACACATTTGGATTCTGATGCTGGCACAGCAGCTTCTGCTGCTGCTTTGCCACCTCTTCCTCCACAAGAAGAGGTGAAAATAGCCGATGCAGAGATTGAACATCACAACCATGACAGCCCCCCCATTGCAGTTGCCCCAGCTGCACCGGCTGAGCCTGTGGTCATCGCTACTCGGACAGCCCCAGTGGTTGTTCCGGCCCCTAGAGTTTCTCGGTTTGCTGGGAAGTTTGGGGAAGAAGCAGCAGCTGTTAGGATTCAAACAGCATTCCGAGGATACCTGGTACCGATTTTCCACCAAGTATCTTGTCATAGAATCATTGTTTTTGTATAATATGCGTAGTAATAAATTTGCATTGTAAACTTTTCAGGCAAGAAGGGCATTGCGTGCGTTGAGAGGGTTGGTCAGGCTGAAATTGCTGATGGAGGGTTCTGTTGTGAAACGTCAAGCCACAAATACCCTGCGGTGTATGCAGACTTTGGCTCGAGTCCAGTCTCAGATTCGATCAAGGAGGATCAGAATGTTGGAGGAAAATCAGGCTCTCCAAAGACAACTCTTGCAGAAACATGCAAAAGAGCTCGAGAACTTGCGGGTCTGATTCTTTTACTCAAATCATTCTCTAACATGTTGCTCCTTGATTGTGCGTTGTTTTTTCTCAAGCAAACGAAATTAGGAACTGTCTTGGTTTAGAAATTTCTTCATAATGGTAGCAAaatgttaatattatattgCATATCATACTGGTGTTAACTTGTAAAGTTGTTACAGCTTGGGGAGGAATGGGATGATAGCTTACAGTCCAAGGAGCAAGTTGAAGCGAACCTACTCGGCAAGTATGAAGCATCTATGAGAAGAGAAAGAGCATTAGCTTATGCATTCTCTCATCAGGTATTCATTCCTTTAATCAATCCCTATAATGGATGAGCAGTGGAAAACGAAAGGAaacttatatgaaatgagttgaTTGAACAATACCATCGTTGTTGAGCTTGTGCCTTATTAATCTCTAATTTTTTGAAACTAGGTTCCTATCCTAACtgtacaataaaaaaatttaggaCTTGCTATGTAGGAATCCAGGAGAATAGGGATTGTTATGTTTAAGATTTATAATGATTATACATAAAAGACTTATTAATgcttattcttttaatgaactAACTGctaatttttaatcatgataacATTTTGaactttctttttttgttttttctatttAAGATGAAGTAAGTTGTGAGCTTAACCCTTAATTCACTCTTATTATAGCAAACCTTGAAGAACAATTCGAAATCTGTAAATCCAATGTTCATGGATCCAAGAAATCCATCGTGGGGTTGGAGTTGGCTTGAACGATGGATGGCTGCTAGACCATGGGAAAATCGCAGCGGCGGCACTATGGATAAAGATTCAAACAATGATGCTTCATCTGTAAAGAGTCGCAGCATTTCTGGTGGCGAAATCAACAAATCTTATGCTAGATACCTTCTCAATTCCGAAAAGCTTTCCTCCCCTACAGCCAATCAAAAGCCGAGCAATTCTGGTTTCCAATCCCCTTCAACTCCCAACAGGCCAATTTCATCGACGCCATCTAAAAAAGTAAAGTCTGCGAGCCCAAGAGTGAGTAGGGTACCAGATGATGACAACAGAAGTATGGTCAGCATGCAGTCAGATAGGTTCCGAAGGCACAGCATTGCTGGCTCATCTGTACGAGATGACGAGAGCCTTGCCAGCTCTCCTGCACTTCCTAGTTACATGGTGCCCACTGAGTCTGCAAGAGCGAAGTCCAGGCTGCAAAGTCCACTTGGAGCTGAGAAAAACGGGGAACTAGAGAAGGGATTCTCAGAGACCGCAAAGAAACGGCTGGCTTTCCCACCCTCCCCTGCGAAGCCAAGGCGGCATTCTGGTCCGCCGAGGGTAGACACGAGTTCTATAAAGTCTGTTGTTACAGTTACAGAAAACGGTGAGAACAGCAGGAATGGCAATGGCATTGCCATTGGCAGTTAAAATAGCAGTTGAGGAAAGGAAGAGGTTCAGAGAAGGAAAGGAAGAGATAGAGAAATAAAAGGATTAAATTCATTTGTGAAGAATGTTTTTTAAGATTGATTTAATTTATATCAAATTATGAGGAAAATGTTGGGGTGTGGGGATAAAGTTAGTGTGTAGGGGTTTATGGCATTTAAATTTTCTGTTATTTGTCtcatatttctttattgatattttgtctttttattttaataacaatGTTATATGTCAGATTTCAGAACCCAATTGTGTGACTTGATTGTACTACTATTATAAAGAGcgaattttactttttttttttttttttttttttgagagcgAATTTTACTTTTTAGCTCCATGTAAatagatgttttttttttactgtttattgtttaaatactgtcatataaataatatgagATAAATTGTACTATAAACTGCTATTGTGAGTGAGAAACTAACATTTATCAAGGAACTTTGGGGAGgaaaaaaacacaagaaaagaaGGTTAGCAAGGTTTTAGttatatgaattttacatgtacaatttgaaaaatatgaagTAAAAATTATGGATAGAAAaactacttaaaataattttgtacAAATACATGAGAAACTCATAAAAGGGGAGTTTCAGTTGATAAAAGAGACGAAGATATTTATAATGTCCTTTGGCAATGTAAGGCTGTTGCATGTGTGTGGAAGTTATGTAGGTTATGGTCACAATTACGAAGGCAACATAAGGAAGATAATAGATATGATCTTTTTCCTTACTCAGATTGCAATCGGTATGTATGGACCAAGGAGATGGAGACTTTTGAGTATTTTCTCATAGTTTCTTGGCATCTTTGGACTATTTGATAAAGGTCAACCATGATGGTCAGGGGCGGACCCACATAGAGGCGAGGTGGAGGCGACTAccctaaaaaaaatcaagaaaaagatatatatgcattttaattagttacaacatatatttataaataaatgtgaTATCTATACACATAAAATAAGCTTTGGTATAATGGTAAAGTCATTTCATACATGTAAAGGAGGTCATGAGTTTTAATCTCAATAAAAGTataggaggcgtttggttgggaggaatgaaaatataggaataggaatgagaataggaataggaataggaatggaatggaataaaatttaaaatgcataaaaaaaattgataaaaaaataattatttttttttcttgttacattggaatgatcattccttcatttttaaaatggaatagccattccaccaaaatggtggaaagagcattccattggaatgtcattccaatactttaaaatgcaaccaaacaaaggaatggaatgaaaattttttcctttccattccattccatttcattacctccaaccaaacgccacctaatgTCTTAATTACTGaaccaaatatattttattgttacccttttttttctttatactatatttaatattaaaatataaatttacattaatttttatatattgttatgcaatgtagaaaaaaaaaaaaaaaatgcacccctcacttataaaaaaaagtgTTGATTCACCTCAACTTAAATTCTAGGTCCGCCCCTGATGATGGTGGCTATTGTCTTCAAGCTAGTGATGTTGTGGAGTAGTGTGGTCGATACTTGATAGAATGGAACTACAAGATGATGCTCCTGTGGAAGGAATGAAAAGAAGACAACGAGAGAAGCTGCTAGGTGGGCGGCACCACCTGATGGAACCttcaaaataaatgtttatattatatcttatctttatatattaaaagtgcctatctaacggcaattcttggtttaatgaTTCTTAGTTTAACGATTCTTTTTGGGTTATCTGTTtattttaacagaatatactattttttaacagAATatccataattaattttatattattttataaattattttattaaaaaaataaaaattataaatattcttTTCAATCGTTaactgaaaagataaaaaataatatataatttagctACAACCTAAAATTTTGGAAAGTAGTTAAGTATTATCGATATCGATGATCACTGATACATTAACTTCTCCTTGATTCTCTCTcagtttatttaaaaaaaaatctctaaggCCGTCGTCTACGATCAACAAGGTCCTCCCGATGTCGTTACAAGGTACAATCCTCAGTCTCAGTTACTTAATTAGGGTTCAGGAACTTCTAATCTTTGAATTTGGAAGAAAATTAAGGGCTTAATAATAGTTCTTCTTGTTGGAAGAATTGTAGAATTGCCGCCTGTAGAAGTGAAAGAGAACGATGTCTGTGTTAGGATGATAGCTGGGCCTATCAACCCATTTGATATTAATCGAATTGAAGGTTTTGAGCTTTGGCTATGGAACCTTTTAAGCTTTTGTAAAACCTTATAGATACTCATCTCTATGAAGGCTGAACtgatgagtttttttttatacttaaccATTATAGGGGTATATCCTGTGAGGCCGCAAGTTCCAGCTATCGGAGGATATGAAGGTGTTGGAGAGGT
Encoded here:
- the LOC115708736 gene encoding protein IQ-DOMAIN 2 — translated: MGRKGNWFSNVKKALSPESKEKTAERSSKSKKKWFGKPTHLDSDAGTAASAAALPPLPPQEEVKIADAEIEHHNHDSPPIAVAPAAPAEPVVIATRTAPVVVPAPRVSRFAGKFGEEAAAVRIQTAFRGYLARRALRALRGLVRLKLLMEGSVVKRQATNTLRCMQTLARVQSQIRSRRIRMLEENQALQRQLLQKHAKELENLRLGEEWDDSLQSKEQVEANLLGKYEASMRRERALAYAFSHQQTLKNNSKSVNPMFMDPRNPSWGWSWLERWMAARPWENRSGGTMDKDSNNDASSVKSRSISGGEINKSYARYLLNSEKLSSPTANQKPSNSGFQSPSTPNRPISSTPSKKVKSASPRVSRVPDDDNRSMVSMQSDRFRRHSIAGSSVRDDESLASSPALPSYMVPTESARAKSRLQSPLGAEKNGELEKGFSETAKKRLAFPPSPAKPRRHSGPPRVDTSSIKSVVTVTENGENSRNGNGIAIGS